Proteins from a single region of Sneathiella aquimaris:
- the puuE gene encoding allantoinase PuuE, protein MNTDYPRDMIGYGAETPDPEWPGKARIAVQFVLNYEEGGENNILHGDDASEAFLSEIIGADMLPDVRHISMESIYEYGSRAGVWRLLRLFKKFDIPLTIFAVAMALERNPAVAKAFVDAGHEICSHGYRWINYQYVPEDVEREHMHKAIEIITSLTGQRPLGWYTGRTSPNTRRLVAEEGGFLYDADAYDDDLPYWATVGDKNQLIVPYTLDVNDMRFAALQGFNSGDQYFTYLKDSFDTLYEEGAEAPKMMSVGLHCRLVGRPGRIAALKRFLEYARSHEHVWFARRIDIARHWHEHHPVEG, encoded by the coding sequence ATCAACACAGATTATCCAAGAGATATGATCGGCTATGGCGCTGAAACACCAGATCCGGAATGGCCCGGCAAGGCGCGGATTGCCGTACAATTTGTTTTGAATTACGAAGAAGGCGGGGAGAATAACATCCTGCACGGCGATGATGCCTCCGAAGCGTTTCTATCAGAAATCATCGGGGCTGATATGTTGCCGGATGTACGGCACATCAGCATGGAATCCATCTATGAATATGGGAGCCGGGCAGGGGTTTGGCGGCTGCTTCGGCTGTTCAAAAAATTCGATATTCCCCTGACGATTTTTGCGGTCGCTATGGCCTTGGAGCGAAACCCTGCTGTGGCCAAAGCATTTGTTGATGCCGGACATGAAATTTGTAGTCACGGATATCGTTGGATCAATTACCAATATGTACCCGAAGACGTGGAACGGGAGCATATGCACAAAGCCATCGAGATCATTACTTCCCTGACAGGTCAGCGACCCCTGGGCTGGTATACCGGCCGGACAAGTCCAAATACGCGCAGACTTGTCGCCGAAGAAGGCGGTTTTCTATATGATGCTGACGCCTATGATGATGACCTGCCATATTGGGCGACAGTGGGCGATAAAAATCAGCTGATTGTTCCCTATACACTGGATGTTAACGACATGCGATTTGCGGCGTTGCAGGGCTTTAACAGCGGAGATCAGTATTTTACATATCTCAAAGACAGTTTCGATACCCTTTATGAAGAAGGGGCGGAGGCTCCTAAAATGATGTCTGTGGGATTGCATTGCCGTCTGGTTGGCCGACCCGGCAGAATAGCAGCTTTGAAGCGTTTTCTGGAATATGCGCGTTCACATGAGCATGTCTGGTTTGCCCGGCGTATTGATATTGCCCGGCACTGGCATGAACATCACCCCGTTGAAGGATAA
- the uraD gene encoding 2-oxo-4-hydroxy-4-carboxy-5-ureidoimidazoline decarboxylase has product MTALKNVPSEMDVDTFVDTFGGIYEHSPWVAERAWPKIKASDFDQAEALATLMATIVAEATDAEKLALIKAHPDLAGKAAVQGELTHSSTSEQESAGLNECTAEEFEQFQAYNHAYKSKFGFPFIKAVKNSNRHEILAGFEERLKNDPQTEFNAALQEIDKIAGFRLQEL; this is encoded by the coding sequence ATGACAGCGTTAAAAAATGTTCCCAGTGAAATGGATGTTGATACGTTCGTTGATACTTTCGGCGGGATATATGAACATTCCCCGTGGGTTGCAGAGCGCGCCTGGCCGAAAATAAAGGCATCGGATTTCGATCAGGCTGAAGCGCTGGCAACGCTGATGGCGACGATTGTTGCCGAGGCAACGGATGCTGAGAAACTCGCATTGATAAAGGCGCATCCTGATCTGGCGGGCAAAGCTGCCGTTCAGGGGGAATTGACACATTCGTCGACATCTGAACAGGAAAGCGCTGGCTTGAACGAATGTACGGCGGAAGAGTTTGAGCAATTTCAGGCGTATAACCACGCTTACAAAAGCAAATTCGGCTTCCCTTTTATCAAAGCCGTTAAGAACAGCAATCGGCATGAAATTCTGGCGGGCTTTGAAGAGCGATTGAAGAATGATCCGCAAACAGAGTTCAATGCAGCATTGCAGGAAATAGACAAAATCGCAGGCTTCCGCCTGCAGGAATTATAA
- a CDS encoding GNAT family N-acetyltransferase → MSLSENQVTKIRQLEDHSFKAVPAEQEIDLDGWRIRISGGHTKRINSVNFLTPGQRPTDEKIKTVEALFQTAKKAPCFRMTPLASPENLKEILRKSGYSEIDHTDVRLLDLTSFQGQDVVASLETSNSLTSDWITAHLAIKGLGDDLREPLTAMYERIDLPTAYVSYRLNNRTVSIGMAVFSETCVGLFDFMTDQNHQRNGLARDIAVSLLTTAKKRSVKTAYLQVVKDNIGAQKFWQSVGFNDILYSYCYQIKSSTD, encoded by the coding sequence ATGTCCCTTTCAGAAAATCAGGTTACTAAAATCAGGCAGCTTGAAGATCATTCCTTTAAAGCCGTCCCCGCTGAACAGGAAATCGATTTGGATGGCTGGCGCATCAGAATATCAGGCGGGCATACCAAACGAATAAATTCTGTCAATTTTCTGACGCCCGGTCAAAGGCCGACAGATGAAAAAATCAAAACAGTTGAAGCGTTGTTTCAGACTGCAAAAAAGGCCCCCTGTTTTCGAATGACGCCCTTGGCATCCCCTGAAAACCTGAAAGAAATTCTTCGAAAATCAGGATATTCTGAGATTGATCACACAGATGTTCGTCTGCTGGATCTTACGTCCTTTCAAGGACAGGATGTTGTCGCCTCTCTTGAAACAAGCAACAGCTTAACATCAGACTGGATCACGGCCCATCTTGCAATAAAAGGGCTAGGTGACGATCTCAGGGAGCCCCTCACGGCGATGTATGAAAGGATCGATTTGCCGACCGCTTATGTCAGTTACCGTCTGAACAACAGGACTGTTTCTATCGGAATGGCCGTTTTTTCAGAGACCTGTGTCGGCCTGTTTGATTTCATGACAGATCAAAACCATCAACGTAACGGATTGGCCCGGGACATTGCGGTATCGCTACTAACGACCGCAAAGAAACGGTCGGTCAAGACCGCTTATCTGCAGGTCGTAAAGGACAATATCGGTGCACAAAAGTTCTGGCAGTCTGTCGGCTTCAACGACATTCTGTATTCTTATTGTTACCAGATAAAATCGTCCACTGACTGA
- a CDS encoding GntR family transcriptional regulator, protein MSDMLRAVDTTRQKPAKKNQQDEHIYDQMLSAILEQRLSPGTKLSEDVLGEIFGVSRTVVRKVLQRLAYEKVVRILPNRGAYVSEPSPDEARDVLEARKIVEAGIIRKVVKNRTEADIKRLEKMLADEAGSIEQGKYSKWVALSGDFHLALAEIAKNTPLQDYLRELVSRTSLILVQYQTGRVGNQSCSCDEHGDIIAAIRDQDEEKAVKLMHDHLQACEEQLKLDGADPVSDLYKIFSSAAD, encoded by the coding sequence ATGAGCGATATGTTGCGCGCTGTTGATACAACACGGCAAAAACCAGCAAAGAAAAATCAGCAGGATGAGCATATCTATGATCAGATGCTGTCTGCGATACTGGAACAAAGATTGTCGCCAGGCACGAAGCTGTCTGAAGATGTTCTGGGTGAGATTTTTGGTGTTAGCCGAACTGTCGTCCGCAAAGTCCTGCAACGTCTTGCTTACGAAAAAGTGGTGCGGATCCTTCCAAATCGTGGGGCATATGTGTCAGAGCCCTCCCCTGATGAAGCGCGCGATGTTCTGGAAGCTCGCAAAATTGTTGAAGCGGGTATTATTCGTAAGGTTGTCAAAAACAGAACAGAAGCGGATATCAAGCGTCTGGAAAAAATGTTGGCTGACGAGGCGGGCAGTATTGAGCAGGGTAAATATAGTAAATGGGTCGCTCTTTCCGGTGATTTCCATCTCGCCCTGGCAGAAATCGCAAAGAACACGCCCTTGCAGGATTACCTTCGGGAACTTGTCTCGCGTACCTCGTTGATATTGGTTCAATATCAAACTGGCCGCGTAGGCAATCAAAGTTGTTCTTGCGATGAGCATGGCGATATCATTGCCGCCATTCGTGATCAGGACGAGGAAAAAGCCGTTAAGCTGATGCATGATCACCTTCAGGCCTGTGAAGAGCAATTGAAGCTGGACGGTGCCGATCCAGTCAGTGATCTCTACAAAATTTTTTCCAGCGCAGCAGATTGA
- the alc gene encoding allantoicase, whose protein sequence is MKLLTAEEAGFVSRYTDLAQPRLGSEVIYATDDFFADKARLIDPAEPVFIDDKYDDHGKWMDGWESRRKRGEGYDHCIIRLGLPGIVHGVNIDTSHFTGNFPPAASIDGCYCEGDPDGETVWQEIVPSVTLGADSHHLVAVESEQTWSHLRLNIYPDGGVARLRVYGQINCNWGTRDPNEIVDLAALVNGGRGIAANNSHYGSPTNILAPGRGVNMGDGWETRRRREPGNDWAIIALGHPGTVSAIEVDTAHFKGNFPEACTLQAAYMKGGTEQSIITQSMFWKTLLPEQKLSMDAIHKFEHEVQDIGPITHVRLNIIPDGGISRLRLFGKIEQ, encoded by the coding sequence ATGAAGTTACTCACTGCAGAAGAAGCTGGTTTTGTCAGTCGTTATACAGATCTTGCCCAGCCACGTTTAGGGTCTGAGGTCATATATGCGACTGATGATTTTTTTGCGGATAAAGCGCGTTTGATCGATCCTGCCGAGCCGGTATTTATTGATGATAAATATGATGATCATGGAAAATGGATGGATGGCTGGGAAAGTCGGAGAAAGCGCGGTGAAGGATATGATCATTGCATCATTCGACTGGGTTTGCCGGGCATTGTTCATGGCGTAAATATCGATACAAGTCATTTTACCGGAAACTTTCCACCCGCGGCCTCTATCGATGGCTGTTATTGCGAGGGGGACCCTGATGGGGAAACGGTTTGGCAGGAGATTGTGCCGTCCGTGACCCTTGGGGCGGATAGCCACCATCTTGTGGCTGTGGAAAGCGAGCAAACATGGAGCCATTTGCGGCTTAATATCTATCCTGATGGTGGGGTTGCGCGCCTTCGGGTCTATGGGCAGATCAATTGCAATTGGGGAACACGCGACCCGAACGAAATTGTTGATCTTGCGGCGCTGGTTAATGGTGGCCGGGGAATTGCTGCAAATAATTCACATTATGGCTCACCGACGAATATTCTGGCGCCTGGCCGAGGGGTGAATATGGGAGACGGCTGGGAAACACGCCGTCGGCGTGAACCGGGCAATGACTGGGCAATCATTGCGCTGGGCCATCCCGGCACGGTGAGCGCCATCGAAGTCGATACGGCTCATTTTAAAGGAAACTTTCCGGAGGCCTGCACTCTTCAGGCAGCTTATATGAAGGGCGGCACGGAACAGTCAATCATTACGCAAAGCATGTTTTGGAAAACCCTGCTACCGGAACAGAAACTGTCCATGGATGCTATTCATAAATTTGAACATGAGGTTCAGGATATTGGGCCGATAACACATGTGCGGCTTAACATTATTCCCGATGGCGGTATAAGCCGGTTGCGTCTTTTCGGAAAAATAGAGCAATAG
- a CDS encoding ureidoglycolate lyase — protein MTLHIRPLTKEAFAPFGDVISVRENDHFLINNGSTERYHDLAKVQLLNGGRALINIFRATPLTYPLKITMVERHPLGSQAFVPMNGRPYLVVVAPAGENVNPGDLQAFYADGDQGVNYHAGTWHHPVLALHDISDFLVVDRGGDGENCDEWFFEEQDDITLGQSVDDFIW, from the coding sequence ATGACGCTTCACATCCGGCCTTTGACAAAAGAAGCCTTCGCGCCTTTTGGGGATGTCATCAGTGTGCGTGAAAATGATCATTTCCTGATCAACAACGGATCTACGGAACGCTATCACGATCTGGCGAAAGTGCAGTTGTTGAACGGCGGTCGGGCCCTGATTAATATTTTCAGGGCAACGCCGCTTACCTACCCGCTAAAAATTACGATGGTCGAACGGCATCCGCTGGGCAGTCAGGCCTTCGTTCCCATGAACGGTCGGCCGTATCTTGTGGTTGTCGCACCGGCCGGGGAGAACGTCAATCCCGGCGATCTTCAGGCTTTTTACGCAGACGGTGATCAAGGCGTCAATTATCACGCGGGAACCTGGCATCATCCCGTTCTGGCCCTCCACGACATAAGTGACTTTTTGGTGGTTGATCGGGGGGGTGACGGTGAAAATTGCGACGAGTGGTTCTTTGAAGAACAAGATGATATCACGCTTGGTCAGTCAGTGGACGATTTTATCTGGTAA
- the uraH gene encoding hydroxyisourate hydrolase, producing MGKLTTHILDTAAGIPGKNIQIDLYILKDDSWELLKTVTSNEDGRCDGPLLEGADLVCGQYELVFHAGQYFDACGQDLPEPKFLDEIVIRFGVPDATEHYHVPLLVSPYSYSTYRGS from the coding sequence ATGGGAAAGCTAACAACACATATCCTGGATACTGCAGCAGGCATTCCGGGCAAAAACATTCAGATTGATCTGTACATTCTGAAAGACGACAGTTGGGAGCTATTAAAAACTGTTACTTCTAATGAGGACGGTCGCTGTGACGGCCCCCTTCTTGAAGGCGCAGACCTTGTATGTGGCCAGTATGAACTGGTTTTTCATGCGGGGCAGTATTTTGACGCCTGCGGCCAGGATCTGCCAGAACCAAAATTCCTTGATGAAATTGTCATAAGGTTTGGGGTACCCGACGCAACCGAGCATTATCATGTTCCGTTACTTGTGTCCCCCTATAGCTATTCAACATACCGGGGAAGCTAA